The proteins below are encoded in one region of Clostridium estertheticum:
- a CDS encoding formate C-acetyltransferase, producing the protein MTSDRIQKLKNQLFENKREVSLERALLYTESYKETEGQSSLIRRAKATAHILGNVQISIREEELIVGNRTTTPRSGIISPEMDPYWINDELDTLESRPQDPFFISDDDKKIYREVLYPYWVGKSLKDYINKRLTPEVRVPSDLDIFKLNQTDKGQGHIIPNFEKLLNSGLGQIVNEALLLSKEHPGNDFYQASIITLKASQTHILRYAALAKLSADGEPNKIRQAEFLEIARISTKISSEKPENFYEACQLLWFLSVILQYESNASSLSLGGFDKYMYHFYENDFKNGITKESLRETLTCLWIKTNDVVLIRSSNSATYFAGFPTGYTITLGGLTQSGRSAINSLSYLALDTYQDIRLPQPNLGVRVNELIEPAFLKKTAETIRLGTGIPQIFNDEVIVPGFLNRGVSLEDSRDYSVVGCVELSLPGKTYGLHDIALFNLLKIMEISLRENKNDENITFDEIIQNIKSNINKYVKLMVEGSNIVDTSHKEFAPIPLLSCFIDNCLETGKDVTYGGAKYNFSGVQGIGIANLSDSLYALKKIVFEEKRISLKELVDALDSNFQGVEYEKLRVRLINKYDKFGNDNDEVDNLSSDILRYYSKTVEQHITPRGGTFVPGSYTVSAHIPLGKSVGATPDGRKSGEQLADGGLSPMVGRDVLGPTAVLKSVSKLDNYLTTNGSLLNVKFSPKTLEGDEGIHKLCDFLYAFMKLKIQHIQFNVVSVETLKSAQASPNDYKGLVIRVAGYSAFFIELSREIQDDIIRRTQHNL; encoded by the coding sequence TTGACTAGTGATAGAATTCAAAAACTTAAAAACCAACTTTTTGAAAATAAAAGAGAAGTATCCCTTGAAAGAGCCCTGCTATATACCGAAAGCTATAAAGAAACAGAAGGCCAAAGTTCACTTATTAGGCGGGCAAAAGCAACCGCCCACATACTGGGCAATGTTCAAATATCTATAAGGGAAGAAGAACTTATAGTTGGTAATAGAACAACAACACCTAGGAGCGGGATCATTTCTCCTGAAATGGATCCCTACTGGATTAATGATGAACTTGATACATTAGAAAGTAGACCGCAAGATCCCTTCTTTATATCAGATGATGATAAGAAGATTTATAGAGAAGTTCTTTATCCTTATTGGGTAGGTAAATCCTTAAAAGACTATATAAACAAAAGACTTACTCCTGAAGTTCGGGTTCCTTCCGATTTAGATATTTTTAAACTCAATCAAACTGATAAAGGTCAAGGACATATAATTCCTAATTTCGAGAAATTATTAAACAGTGGTTTAGGTCAGATAGTAAATGAAGCATTATTACTATCTAAAGAACACCCAGGCAACGACTTCTATCAGGCTTCGATAATAACACTAAAAGCTTCTCAAACACATATTTTAAGATATGCGGCCCTTGCAAAACTAAGTGCTGATGGAGAACCTAACAAGATAAGACAAGCTGAATTTTTAGAAATTGCTAGAATTTCAACAAAAATTTCTTCAGAAAAACCTGAAAACTTTTATGAGGCTTGTCAACTATTATGGTTTTTATCTGTGATTCTACAATATGAATCAAATGCTAGTTCCTTGTCTCTTGGTGGTTTTGATAAATATATGTACCATTTTTATGAAAATGACTTTAAGAATGGAATAACTAAGGAAAGTCTAAGAGAAACTTTAACCTGTTTATGGATTAAAACTAATGATGTAGTTTTAATTAGAAGTAGTAATAGTGCTACCTACTTTGCTGGTTTCCCAACTGGTTATACTATAACCCTTGGAGGACTTACGCAAAGCGGCCGCTCTGCAATTAATAGTTTATCCTATCTTGCCCTAGATACCTATCAAGATATCCGTCTTCCTCAACCAAATTTGGGTGTACGTGTAAATGAACTTATAGAGCCAGCTTTTTTAAAGAAAACTGCTGAAACAATAAGACTTGGTACAGGAATACCTCAAATATTTAACGATGAAGTAATAGTTCCAGGATTTTTAAACAGAGGTGTTAGTTTAGAGGATTCAAGGGATTATTCTGTGGTTGGTTGTGTTGAACTTTCACTTCCTGGAAAAACTTATGGCCTACATGATATAGCACTTTTTAACTTGCTAAAGATAATGGAGATTTCATTAAGAGAAAATAAAAACGATGAAAATATTACCTTTGATGAAATAATTCAAAATATAAAATCAAATATTAATAAATATGTGAAGCTTATGGTAGAAGGCTCAAATATAGTAGATACTTCCCATAAAGAATTTGCACCTATTCCCTTACTTTCATGTTTTATTGATAATTGCTTAGAGACTGGAAAAGATGTAACCTATGGTGGCGCAAAATACAATTTTTCCGGTGTACAAGGTATTGGCATAGCAAATTTGAGCGATTCTCTTTATGCTCTAAAAAAGATTGTATTCGAAGAGAAAAGAATTTCTTTAAAGGAGCTAGTAGATGCTTTAGATAGTAATTTTCAAGGCGTAGAGTATGAAAAACTTAGGGTTCGCTTGATTAATAAATATGATAAATTCGGAAATGATAATGATGAAGTAGATAATCTTAGTTCTGATATTCTTAGATACTACTCAAAAACTGTAGAGCAACATATAACGCCTAGAGGTGGAACCTTTGTACCTGGCTCTTACACAGTATCAGCTCATATTCCCCTTGGAAAATCTGTAGGTGCTACTCCTGATGGACGTAAATCCGGAGAACAACTTGCAGATGGCGGATTATCCCCTATGGTTGGTCGAGATGTGCTTGGGCCTACTGCAGTACTAAAAAGTGTAAGCAAGTTAGATAACTACTTAACAACAAATGGAAGTCTATTAAATGTTAAGTTTAGTCCTAAAACTCTAGAGGGCGATGAAGGTATCCATAAATTATGTGATTTTCTATATGCCTTTATGAAGCTAAAAATACAGCATATACAATTTAACGTGGTTTCCGTTGAAACTTTGAAAAGCGCTCAGGCAAGTCCAAATGATTATAAGGGCCTTGTTATACGAGTAGCGGGTTATAGTGCTTTCTTTATAGAACTAAGCCGTGAAATTCAAGATGATATCATAAGAAGAACCCAGCATAATTTATAG
- a CDS encoding [formate-C-acetyltransferase]-activating enzyme, with protein MKALILNIQRYSLHDGSGIRTIVFFKGCPLKCPWCSNPESISFQPQTVKMESKCIHCQYCSFDVDECPTGAITQFGKYMTVEEVVTEVQKDMIFYRTSKGGVTLSGGEVLSQSAFAIELLKQLKSLGINTAIETSGQGSTQNLIELATYLDLILFDLKIMNKEKAKLILGSDINLIKNNIKTLVKMHKKVIPRVPLIPGYTTDDENTKEIIAFVKSLNLTEIHLLPFHQYGSL; from the coding sequence ATGAAAGCATTAATACTAAATATTCAAAGATATTCTTTGCATGATGGCTCAGGAATTAGAACAATTGTATTTTTTAAGGGATGTCCTCTTAAATGCCCTTGGTGTAGTAACCCTGAATCTATAAGCTTCCAGCCTCAAACAGTGAAAATGGAAAGTAAATGCATCCACTGCCAGTACTGTAGCTTTGATGTAGATGAATGCCCAACAGGTGCAATTACTCAATTTGGTAAATATATGACCGTAGAGGAAGTTGTTACAGAGGTTCAAAAGGATATGATTTTCTACCGTACTTCTAAAGGAGGGGTAACCCTTTCAGGTGGTGAAGTTTTATCCCAAAGCGCCTTTGCAATAGAGTTACTTAAGCAGCTGAAAAGTCTAGGTATAAATACCGCAATTGAAACTAGTGGACAAGGTAGTACCCAAAATCTCATTGAACTAGCAACTTATTTAGATTTAATATTATTTGATCTTAAAATAATGAATAAAGAGAAAGCTAAACTAATACTGGGGTCAGATATAAATCTAATAAAGAATAATATTAAAACCTTGGTGAAAATGCATAAAAAAGTTATACCTAGAGTGCCTCTAATACCAGGGTATACAACAGATGATGAAAATACAAAAGAGATAATTGCCTTTGTTAAAAGTTTAAATCTTACTGAAATTCACCTTTTACCTTTTCATCAGTATGGAAGTTTATAA
- a CDS encoding fructose-6-phosphate aldolase has protein sequence MLYIIDTANLEAIEKAYNFYPMAGVTTNPTIISKENKSFLDILKGIRKIIGAESMLHVQAVSLTAEKMVQEAEYLNSVIGGNLYVKIPVIPEGIKAIKILKQKGIKTTATAIFTAQQALMAAVAGASFVAPYVNRIDNISGDGVSVVAQIVQLFDQYDIDAKVLAASFKNVQQVHNVALVGGHSVTVNPEILDAMLAHPLTDWSVNQFVNDWESVYGIGKTTIDVK, from the coding sequence ATGTTATATATAATAGATACTGCAAATTTAGAGGCTATAGAAAAGGCTTACAACTTCTACCCTATGGCGGGAGTTACTACTAATCCAACAATCATTTCTAAAGAAAACAAAAGTTTTTTAGATATTTTAAAAGGTATAAGAAAAATTATAGGCGCTGAGTCAATGCTTCATGTGCAAGCCGTTAGCCTAACTGCTGAAAAAATGGTCCAAGAAGCTGAGTATTTAAATAGTGTAATTGGTGGAAATCTTTATGTTAAAATTCCTGTTATACCAGAAGGAATAAAAGCAATAAAAATACTTAAACAAAAGGGTATAAAAACAACTGCTACAGCAATTTTCACAGCTCAGCAAGCTCTTATGGCAGCAGTGGCTGGAGCTTCCTTTGTTGCTCCTTATGTTAATAGAATAGATAATATTAGTGGTGATGGAGTTTCTGTTGTGGCTCAAATCGTTCAATTATTTGATCAATATGATATAGATGCTAAAGTTTTAGCTGCTTCTTTTAAAAACGTTCAACAAGTACATAATGTGGCTCTTGTGGGTGGGCACTCTGTAACTGTAAATCCAGAGATATTAGATGCAATGCTTGCACATCCTCTTACTGATTGGAGTGTTAATCAATTCGTAAATGATTGGGAAAGTGTATATGGCATAGGAAAAACAACAATAGACGTAAAATAG
- a CDS encoding DUF1016 N-terminal domain-containing protein — protein sequence MLYWNIGKINKTEILQSAKAEYGKSVISNLSKELTKDYGKGYSQRNLFDVVRFS from the coding sequence ATTTTATATTGGAATATAGGTAAAATTAATAAAACAGAAATATTGCAAAGTGCAAAAGCTGAGTATGGTAAATCAGTAATTAGCAATTTAAGCAAGGAGTTAACTAAAGATTATGGCAAAGGATATAGTCAAAGAAATTTATTTGATGTGGTAAGATTTTCTTGA
- a CDS encoding transposase has product MELDTNNHSVFLLNYHLVLVIKKEFLSIKTKLWKEYFWSKSYCLITTGGAPIDIVRKYIENQGLK; this is encoded by the coding sequence TTGGAATTAGATACTAATAATCATTCGGTATTCTTGCTAAACTATCATTTAGTATTGGTTATAAAAAAAGAGTTTCTATCAATCAAAACCAAATTATGGAAAGAGTATTTTTGGAGTAAAAGTTACTGCCTTATAACAACTGGTGGTGCCCCTATAGATATAGTTAGAAAATATATAGAAAACCAAGGATTGAAATGA
- the tnpB gene encoding IS200/IS605 family element RNA-guided endonuclease TnpB gives MLKAYKFRLYPNVEQRIYLAKTFGCTRFVYNRMLAERIKSYEENKDLDIKAIKYPSPAQYKTEFEWLKEVDSLALANAQMNLGKAYNNFFRYKSIGFPKFKKKTNTNSYTTNNQNGTVYIENKHIKVPKLKSMIKIKHHREFNGLIKSCTISQVPSGKYYISILVDAENIQLPKTGSKIGVDLGIKEFAITSNGEFFHNPKYLKKSAKRLAKLQKDLSRKQKGSNNRKKAKIKVAKLHEKISNQRKDMLHKVSTQLINENQVIVIEDLKVSNMLKNHKLAKSIADVSWSEFRRMLEYKAKWYSREIIVAPSTYASSQLCSACGNQSSQTKDLSCRTYICSVCGMIMDRDINASKNLLKLAI, from the coding sequence ATGTTAAAGGCTTATAAATTTAGGTTATATCCAAATGTTGAGCAAAGAATATATTTAGCTAAGACTTTTGGATGCACTAGGTTTGTATATAACCGAATGCTAGCTGAAAGAATTAAATCATATGAGGAAAACAAAGACCTAGATATTAAGGCGATTAAATATCCCTCGCCCGCACAATACAAAACTGAATTTGAGTGGCTAAAAGAAGTCGATAGTCTTGCTTTAGCTAATGCTCAAATGAATTTAGGTAAAGCGTATAATAATTTTTTTAGATATAAATCAATTGGTTTTCCTAAGTTCAAGAAGAAAACTAATACCAATAGTTATACAACTAATAATCAAAATGGTACTGTGTATATAGAAAATAAGCATATCAAAGTACCTAAATTAAAGTCTATGATAAAAATAAAGCATCATAGAGAATTCAATGGGTTAATTAAATCTTGCACTATATCACAAGTTCCAAGTGGAAAATATTACATATCTATTTTAGTTGACGCTGAAAATATTCAATTGCCTAAAACAGGTAGTAAAATAGGTGTAGATCTGGGAATTAAAGAGTTTGCAATAACAAGTAATGGTGAGTTTTTTCATAATCCTAAATACCTAAAGAAATCAGCTAAAAGGTTAGCTAAACTTCAAAAGGATTTATCAAGAAAACAAAAGGGTAGCAATAATAGAAAAAAAGCTAAAATAAAAGTAGCAAAATTACATGAGAAAATATCTAACCAAAGGAAAGATATGCTGCATAAAGTAAGCACTCAATTAATTAACGAAAACCAAGTTATAGTGATTGAGGACTTAAAAGTTAGCAATATGCTAAAAAATCATAAATTAGCAAAATCAATAGCTGATGTTAGCTGGTCAGAGTTTAGAAGAATGTTAGAATATAAGGCAAAATGGTATAGTAGAGAAATAATAGTAGCACCATCAACCTATGCAAGTAGTCAATTATGTTCTGCTTGTGGTAATCAATCAAGTCAAACTAAAGACTTATCTTGCAGAACTTATATATGTTCAGTATGTGGGATGATAATGGATAGAGATATAAATGCGAGCAAAAATTTACTAAAACTAGCAATATAA
- a CDS encoding nitroreductase family protein: MINNEVLDCIRSRRSTRKFKEQQIKEEELKALLEAATWAPSGGNNQSWLFTAIQNKETLLRINELLRQGFKRWVPDDDYPGKLGVKAVAEKKDCHFFYHAPTLIIASNKPNYENAMADCSLALENLFLAANSIGLGTCYINQLHWLRNDAEFREFLFELGIPKEHTICSSAVVGYIDKPSIALSRKEGTINIIK, translated from the coding sequence ATGATAAATAATGAAGTGCTCGACTGTATCCGTTCGCGGAGAAGTACACGTAAATTCAAGGAGCAACAGATTAAAGAAGAAGAGCTAAAAGCCCTATTGGAGGCCGCTACATGGGCGCCAAGTGGAGGCAATAATCAAAGCTGGCTGTTTACTGCAATCCAGAACAAAGAAACTCTTTTACGGATCAACGAATTGCTAAGGCAAGGATTTAAACGTTGGGTTCCTGATGACGATTATCCAGGTAAGCTGGGTGTCAAAGCTGTAGCAGAAAAAAAAGATTGCCATTTTTTCTATCATGCACCTACACTTATTATTGCTTCTAATAAGCCTAATTATGAAAATGCTATGGCAGACTGTTCACTTGCATTAGAAAACCTTTTTTTAGCGGCGAATTCTATAGGATTGGGGACTTGCTATATTAATCAGTTACACTGGCTACGAAATGATGCCGAATTTCGTGAATTTCTTTTTGAATTAGGGATTCCCAAAGAGCATACTATCTGCTCTTCAGCTGTGGTTGGATATATTGATAAACCATCAATTGCACTCTCACGAAAGGAAGGTACTATTAATATTATAAAATAG
- a CDS encoding PAS domain-containing sensor histidine kinase, producing the protein MDNLSENECEYKKALNEMKKSNEELIKVNSDLENKVLEQAQQLEEITADLKEFNVMLEEEITERTKTEEAVKERERQFRYTIEEAPLPIMLYNEDGEIKKINRTWTDITGYTIKDTPTIAEFARISDVFIEGLEGTTVSRLSNMGKKQNDGEYSIRTRNGSILIWDFYSANTRQLQDGRKLLMIVAIDITERKHMEELQKNIDDERERLYEIKEYDRIKTEFFSNISHELRTPINVIFSALQVHELKLKDYVCPNASTDIYKYTKIMKQNCFRILRLINNLIDITKIDSGYLDINKINTNIISLVEDVSVSVVDYIGNKGLSLTFDTEIEEKNIACDPEKIERIILNLLSNAVKFTPYGGNVMVNIEDGIQNICIRVKDTGRGIPAEKLNSIFDRFVQVDKSLSRDHEGSGIGLSLVKCLVELHGGTISVKSKEGYGTEFIIYIPCKLVGDEGPEDISYCGIKSDSCVEKTSIEFSDIYN; encoded by the coding sequence ATGGATAATTTAAGTGAAAATGAATGTGAATATAAAAAAGCTCTTAATGAAATGAAGAAATCTAATGAAGAATTGATAAAAGTGAATAGTGATTTGGAAAACAAGGTTCTAGAGCAAGCGCAACAGCTAGAAGAGATTACTGCTGACCTTAAGGAATTCAATGTTATGCTAGAAGAGGAAATTACTGAGCGCACAAAAACTGAAGAAGCCGTAAAGGAAAGAGAAAGACAATTTCGGTATACTATAGAGGAAGCTCCATTACCTATAATGTTATATAATGAGGATGGAGAAATAAAAAAAATAAATAGAACATGGACTGATATTACAGGATATACAATTAAAGATACTCCAACAATAGCTGAATTTGCAAGAATATCAGATGTATTTATAGAGGGGTTAGAGGGTACTACTGTAAGCAGACTGTCTAATATGGGAAAAAAACAAAATGATGGCGAATACTCTATAAGAACAAGGAATGGAAGTATTCTAATTTGGGATTTTTATTCAGCAAATACTAGGCAATTGCAGGATGGGCGCAAATTGTTAATGATAGTAGCTATAGATATAACTGAAAGAAAACATATGGAAGAATTACAAAAAAATATTGATGATGAAAGAGAAAGGCTATATGAGATTAAGGAGTATGATAGAATTAAAACAGAATTTTTTTCGAATATTTCTCATGAGTTAAGGACTCCGATTAATGTTATTTTTTCGGCACTACAGGTACATGAACTTAAACTAAAAGACTATGTATGCCCAAATGCATCCACAGATATATACAAATACACAAAGATAATGAAACAAAATTGCTTTCGTATTTTAAGACTAATTAATAATTTAATTGATATAACAAAAATAGATTCAGGCTATTTAGATATAAATAAAATTAATACTAACATAATCAGTCTCGTAGAAGATGTAAGTGTTTCTGTAGTTGATTATATAGGAAATAAAGGATTATCATTAACATTTGATACAGAGATAGAGGAAAAAAATATTGCATGTGATCCAGAAAAAATTGAGAGAATTATTTTAAATCTATTATCAAATGCAGTAAAATTTACTCCTTATGGTGGCAATGTTATGGTTAATATAGAGGACGGTATTCAAAATATTTGCATAAGGGTAAAAGATACCGGAAGAGGTATTCCAGCAGAGAAACTAAATTCCATATTTGATCGTTTTGTGCAAGTTGACAAATCTCTTTCAAGAGATCATGAGGGAAGTGGAATAGGGCTTTCGCTTGTGAAATGCCTAGTAGAACTACATGGTGGAACAATATCGGTGAAAAGTAAGGAGGGATATGGTACTGAATTTATTATATATATTCCATGTAAATTAGTAGGTGATGAGGGTCCAGAGGATATTTCATATTGTGGCATTAAAAGTGATAGTTGTGTTGAAAAAACTAGTATAGAATTCTCAGATATATATAACTGA
- a CDS encoding FIST signal transduction protein, whose protein sequence is MAGKIREMINQIIQERSKGNPAIREMTISKLILKGLNPNKFDSHSADDPEIVRKLLKIAKQLNVRKMEDNDMNIKSVFSTKSLEKEIVLDIKSQLNHCNAKILIFFASSNFDQDKLSNLLQEAFVDCIVVGCSTAGEIVSGELLKNSVVAMAINSNIISDAKVEVIEHMKENLSLEAAFTSFEKYFNESLYTMDATKFVGIVLIDGVSRKEEKIMDLIGNRTNVFFVGGSAGDDFKYFETHVCANGKAYADSAVLIMLKINDNAEFSIIKTQSFKALDHTFTANNVNEETREVIEFNNKPAILEYAEAVGAASIEDATKYFKTNPVGLLVGDNDMFIRSPQQIKGTSMLFYCNILKGMEVRLMQCTNIVEDTRNAVENKIKEFGRIDGLINFNCVERTLELERNDLEKQYGEIFSDIPTIGFSTYGEEFIGHINQTATMLVFKLKANI, encoded by the coding sequence GTGGCTGGTAAAATAAGAGAAATGATAAATCAGATTATTCAAGAACGTTCTAAAGGCAATCCTGCTATTAGAGAAATGACTATATCTAAATTAATTCTGAAAGGACTTAATCCTAACAAATTTGATAGTCACTCAGCTGATGATCCGGAAATTGTCCGAAAACTTCTTAAAATCGCTAAACAATTGAATGTAAGAAAGATGGAAGATAACGATATGAATATAAAATCCGTGTTTTCAACAAAATCTTTAGAAAAAGAGATTGTATTGGATATTAAAAGTCAGTTAAATCATTGTAATGCAAAGATATTAATATTCTTCGCTTCTTCTAATTTTGACCAAGACAAGTTAAGTAATCTGCTGCAAGAAGCTTTTGTGGATTGCATAGTAGTTGGATGTTCTACTGCTGGTGAAATAGTAAGTGGTGAGTTGTTGAAAAATTCTGTTGTAGCAATGGCTATTAATTCAAATATTATTTCTGATGCAAAAGTGGAAGTAATTGAACATATGAAAGAAAATCTAAGCTTAGAAGCGGCATTTACTTCCTTTGAGAAATACTTTAATGAGAGTTTATATACAATGGATGCAACAAAATTTGTTGGTATTGTTTTAATTGATGGTGTAAGTAGGAAAGAAGAAAAAATCATGGATTTAATCGGTAATAGAACTAACGTTTTTTTTGTTGGTGGGTCTGCAGGGGATGATTTTAAATATTTTGAAACGCATGTTTGTGCAAATGGAAAGGCATATGCTGATTCAGCAGTTCTTATAATGTTGAAAATAAACGACAATGCTGAATTCAGTATTATTAAAACACAAAGTTTCAAAGCTTTGGATCATACATTTACTGCAAATAATGTTAATGAAGAAACTAGAGAAGTCATCGAATTTAATAATAAGCCTGCTATCTTGGAATATGCAGAGGCAGTAGGGGCAGCTTCAATTGAAGATGCTACAAAATACTTTAAGACCAATCCAGTTGGTTTATTAGTTGGAGATAATGATATGTTCATAAGAAGTCCCCAACAAATAAAGGGAACCAGTATGTTATTTTATTGCAATATACTTAAAGGTATGGAAGTCAGATTGATGCAGTGTACAAATATAGTTGAAGATACAAGGAACGCTGTTGAAAATAAAATAAAAGAATTTGGAAGAATAGATGGTCTCATAAATTTTAATTGTGTAGAGCGGACACTTGAATTGGAGAGAAACGATCTTGAAAAACAGTATGGTGAAATATTTAGTGATATTCCGACCATAGGTTTCTCCACTTATGGTGAAGAATTTATTGGACATATAAATCAGACAGCTACTATGCTTGTTTTCAAATTAAAAGCAAATATATAA
- a CDS encoding DUF3784 domain-containing protein: MSELIVMMIILLPVGLYFISIGWRIWKKEQITLIHDYHYTIVAEKDKKSYTEKVGKSCILIGIGMILWVIIDFVSKASYGWICFGISFVWGLVMIFKAQKKYNGGV; the protein is encoded by the coding sequence ATGTCTGAATTAATAGTTATGATGATTATATTATTACCTGTAGGATTATATTTTATTTCTATAGGATGGCGTATTTGGAAAAAAGAACAGATAACGCTAATACATGATTATCATTATACAATAGTTGCTGAAAAAGACAAAAAATCTTATACAGAAAAAGTGGGTAAATCGTGTATTCTCATTGGAATAGGAATGATACTATGGGTTATTATTGATTTCGTATCAAAGGCATCGTATGGTTGGATATGCTTTGGGATATCCTTTGTTTGGGGCTTAGTTATGATATTTAAGGCACAGAAAAAATATAACGGTGGAGTGTAA
- a CDS encoding serine aminopeptidase domain-containing protein, giving the protein MDKGLVVSTTIIAIVVLILTNYKFKTNEAICIDTFVEDAFELAKILLRRFKQNKLYLIGHSWGSVIGLKLIEKHYELFHTYIGCGQVVYGKNL; this is encoded by the coding sequence TTGGATAAAGGATTAGTTGTGTCTACAACAATCATAGCAATTGTAGTTCTTATTTTAACAAATTATAAATTTAAAACAAATGAAGCAATATGTATCGATACATTTGTAGAAGATGCTTTTGAACTTGCAAAAATTCTTTTACGACGTTTCAAACAAAATAAATTGTATTTGATTGGACATTCTTGGGGTAGCGTAATCGGGCTTAAGTTAATAGAAAAACATTATGAACTATTCCATACATATATTGGTTGTGGACAGGTTGTTTATGGCAAGAACTTATGA
- a CDS encoding sensor histidine kinase, giving the protein MSIGEFIKEKMVIIISNMMLFIILAAIMMIIIKVNFIIILFIFCIWFLPLISYMALEFIKFKNYYDEINNLLENLDKKYLLPVVIKEANFIQAKKLNSILKEISRDMHENVKYYKDIQVEYREYIETWVHEIKTPIASTKLIIENNRDEVTNKIDFQMDRIEGFVEQVLYYSRSDDVSKDYIIKQINLDNVVRYVVKRNYRDFIHKKIKLDIKDINEIVYSDKKWIEFIINQIIGNSIKYLSSKEPMISIYSIKKANSVMLTLEDNGVGIIDKDINRVFEKGFTGENGRKFSKSTGMGLYLCEKLCSKLGLKITIDSEENKGTKVTLIFPLSSMVNFTDD; this is encoded by the coding sequence ATGAGTATAGGTGAATTTATTAAAGAAAAAATGGTGATAATAATATCTAATATGATGCTATTTATCATATTAGCAGCTATAATGATGATTATTATTAAAGTTAATTTCATTATAATTTTATTTATTTTTTGTATTTGGTTTTTGCCATTAATTTCTTATATGGCTTTAGAGTTTATAAAATTTAAAAATTATTATGATGAAATTAATAACCTATTAGAAAATTTAGATAAGAAATATCTACTTCCAGTGGTAATAAAGGAAGCAAACTTTATACAAGCGAAAAAGTTAAATTCTATACTTAAAGAGATAAGCCGCGATATGCACGAAAATGTAAAATATTACAAGGATATACAGGTAGAATATAGAGAATACATAGAGACCTGGGTACACGAAATTAAAACACCAATAGCGTCTACAAAGCTAATAATTGAAAATAATCGAGATGAAGTAACTAATAAAATAGACTTCCAGATGGATAGAATTGAAGGGTTTGTAGAACAGGTGCTTTATTATTCTCGAAGCGATGATGTTAGTAAAGACTATATTATAAAACAAATTAATCTTGATAATGTAGTAAGGTATGTAGTTAAAAGAAATTATAGAGATTTTATTCATAAGAAAATAAAATTAGATATAAAAGATATAAATGAAATTGTATATAGTGATAAGAAATGGATTGAATTTATTATTAATCAGATAATAGGAAACTCTATAAAGTACTTAAGTAGTAAAGAGCCTATGATAAGTATATATTCAATTAAGAAAGCTAACTCAGTAATGTTAACCTTAGAGGATAATGGTGTAGGTATAATAGATAAAGATATAAATAGAGTGTTTGAAAAAGGATTTACTGGTGAAAACGGAAGAAAATTTAGTAAAAGTACAGGAATGGGATTGTATTTATGTGAAAAGCTATGTTCAAAACTGGGTTTAAAAATTACTATTGATTCCGAGGAGAATAAAGGAACTAAAGTTACATTAATATTTCCTTTGTCTAGTATGGTAAATTTTACAGATGACTAA